TAATACCCTGACTCTGACCATCTGACCATGACCTCTGACCATGCCCCCCCACCGACCATAAAACCCACTGTCACACTTCTGAGAGCAAAACAATCCTGCAGAATGGCAGGACCACCTGGTGAGGGCACTGGACACCTGCTAAAGGAAAGAAGAACctactgaggacacaggacacctggaaaATAGAGTCCAAATGTAGTGATTGTATAGACAAAGTCATGCTTGGATGTAGAGTCCCAAATGCAGGGATACTGTAgagaatggcatcctgggaaatgaagaacaaaatgactgatgctctagagaaaggcaacctgggaaattaagtccagaatgtactgaggctctaaagaaaggcatcctgggaaatgaagtttttatgtagtggtgctgtagagaaaggaatcctgAAAAATGAAGTCCATCTGTAATGATTTTGTAGAGAAgggtatcctgggaaatgaagtgcaAATATACTGACGCTATaaggaaggcatcctgggaatCGGACTCCAAATTTAAtcatgctgtagagaaaggcatcttgggaaaagaagtccatatgtagtgatggTGTAAGGAAAGGTATCCTAGAGAACGACCTGaggtgcatgatgggaaatgtagtttggaatacactacAAATACTAGGAAAAGCATCTGGAGAAATGAAGGTCAAAGCATATGATGGAAGAAAGACTGAACAGGAACTTTCTTTCTGACCAAAGaggaatgatgggaaatgtagtttctagaatcATTCTAATGTACTGGAAAGGAGACCAGGAAAATGGAGACCAATCCATGCTGACAATGTCATCAAAGACATCATAAAATTGGTacgagaggcatgatgggaaatgtagtttggaatacactgcTGATGGACGGGAACCTGCAGAGGGACAATGGAATTGTTGAAGCACAGGACAGGTacagagggtcagagacacctgctgagagcAAAGGACATACCTAAGCCAaaccaataaccctaaccacTAACTGTAACgttaaacataaacaaacattaaCCCTATGGATAACCACTAACTGTAACCTAACCAGTATATCTAAATCTAAACACTAAACCTAAATCTGACCCTAAAACTAAACACAATCTCCCCCTACCCTAACCTTAAAATCCTTAACCGTAACCAGAACCCTCTGACCATAACACTAACCCTAATGTGAAACCCTAACCTAACTCCTTAACCCTAGCCCCCGACCCTAACCTTACCCTGTCTCCCACCATGAGATTTCTGATGCACAACTCCTGCTGATGGCACTTTACACCTGATGGAGAAAACTCCTgagaacacaggacacctgggaaatggagtctaaatgTACTggtgctctagagaaaggcatgttgggaaatgaagtccaaatgtactgatgctctagagaaaggtatcgtgggaaatgaagtccaacatGTAGTGattctgtagagaaaggcatgttgggaaatgaagtccacatTGTAATGAAGCACTAGAGAAgtcatgctgggaaatgaagttggAAATGTAGTGATGCTCCATAGAAAGATATCCTGGGAAGTGAAGTCCACAATACAGTGACGCTTTAGAGGAAGGTATTTGGGATATGAAGTACAACATGTCATGatgctacagagaaaggcatcctgggaaatgaagtccaacatGTACTCGTGCTGTAGAGAAAGCAAGCTTGGGAAATGAGGTCCAGAATGTAGTGATGctttacagaaaggcatcctgggaaaccaAGTAAATAATTTACTGATGCCCTagagaaggcatcctgggaaagggaGTCCAATTGTACTGAAGTTATAGAGAatggcatcttgggaaatgatgCCCCACATGTAGTGATGTGGTTGAGAAAGGCATCCAGGGAAATAAAGTTGAAATGTAGTAATAGTATagagaaagtcatcctgggaaatgaaatcacacatgtagtgatgctgtagagaaaggcatcctgggaaatgaaatcacacatgtagtgatgctgtagagaaaggcattctggaaATTGATGTCCAGAATGTAGTGATTCggtaaagaaaggcatcctgggaaatgaaatccataTGTAGTGGTGCTATAGATAAATGCATCCTCAGAAATAGAGTCCATATGTAATGAAAAAAGCCATAGAAACAATAGAaggaccacaaaataaactttactaaTTGAATTTGCCACATATATCCCACACTTCAAAATCTTTCTCGTATGCTGCCAAATAGAAGCCACAATGGGATCTTCACATCAGTTTTAGTGATActtgttaataatttatttacttcaaatctacaatgaaaagacttaaacaaagtttttttttcctttgaaacgTAAAACAACTGTGATATCTGAAGTGTTAAGCAAAGTTCATTCCCTGGACCAAGATCAGGTATTGGATGACTTCCAGTAATTCTTGCAATAAGAAGCTCCAAGGGTCTAACCTACTTGGGAATcagaatgcacatacatatacccagaggaagacacaaacacacacacacacacacacacacacacacacacacacacacacaaacaaacacatgccccataattaaaataaaaacaaatctttaaactaattttcaatcatgaatatttttctattataactCTGATAACATGGGTTTTGAGGCATCTAAATGATTACAGAGTTTTTTCTCGATCACGAATTGGTCCgtgtaacagaaagcaagcatgtagtcttgaagtctgagtaatctatcattttcagtctgtgatatcatttgagaaaattttgaaaatggtaCACTGCAGGAAGAAATCAGTCATGAGGGTTGGCCAGAGCATTTACTTCGGCTCACCATTCCAATTTACACATATGCTTTATGCTGCAGGACAAGAAGGTGAATTCTTAGCTGCCTGTTTTAGCTGCCATATCTGACACTTGTTTCCATTCCACTTTTAAGAGGTTCATGTAttgctgtggaacccagggccaaattAAACCCTATTCTAAGTTCACATCGATATGTTCTATTATCAAAGCAACAGTAAAGgcatatctatgaaattttagacCAGAATTAAttatctcatgtatttgaacagagGTATGAAATCTAAAATGttacttatcatttaaatttataggccttttgtccatatttgttgaaatatgtaaacaaaataaaaagagatattaTAATGATTGATCAGTAATtgacacattttagatttttttccaaaataattcaaTGTTTGAAATTGAATTTAAGTATGTTGGGTGAGGATCATAACAATTTATATATAGTCAGATTTCCTTTGGTATGAGTTTCTTTCAGACCTTCAAAGTATAATGTCATATTGAAATTCTTTAAGAGACCAATTACACACTTAAATTTTACAGTTACAGGGTTACTTTGTGTTTTTACTAGGCATTACTACATTGTTTAtactcatagggtttctctccaatatgtTTTTTTATATAGGGCTGTGCAAGggctttaccacactgtttaATTCATAGGGTTCTTGTcaattatgtgttctttcatgaaattgaagAGTGTTGTgatgtacaaaggctttaccacactgattagaaTTGTATGGTTTcaatccagtatgtgttcttttttgtctttgaagATGAGAGTGATGAGCAAAGGCCtataaaacactgattacattcatacggtctctctccagtatgtgttccctTAAGTACTTGACGATGACCAGGCTGTGCAATTGCTTACCCACACTGCatatattcatagggtttctctccagtatgtgttcttttatgtacttgaagatgactggaacgtgcaaaggctttaccacactgattacattcataacgTTTCTCTCCAGTTTGTGTTCTTTCGTGTAATTGAAGAGCACAGtattgagcaaaggctttaccacaatgattacattcatagggtttctcaccagaatgtgttcttttatgtacttgaagagaacCAGGatgtgcaaagactttaccacactgattacattcatagggtttctctccagcatgtgttcttttatgtacttgaagatgactgcgctttgtaaaggctttaccacattgaaaacattcatacaatcTCTCTCCAATATGTgtcctttcatgcatttgaagagtactcttttgagcaaaggctttaccacactgattacgttcatagggtttctctccagtatgtgttcttttatgtacttggagATGATCTGACTGTGCAGTTTtttccacattgtttacattcatagggtttctttccagtatgtgttcttttatgtacttgaagatgactggaatgtgcaaagactttaccacactgagtacattcatagggtttctctccagtatgtgttcttttatgtacttgaagatacCTGGGATGTGCAAAGAcattaccacactgattacattcatagggtttttctccagtatgtgttcttttatgtacttgaagatacCTGgatgtgcaaaggttttaccacattgtttacattcatagggtttctctccagtatgttttcttttatgtacttgaagatattggatgtgcaaagactttaccacactgattacattcatagggtttttctccagtatgtgttcttttatgtacttgaagatgaccaggctgtgcaaaggttttaccacattgtttataTTTAGggttctctccagtatgtgttcttttatgtacttggagATGATCGGACTGTGCAAAGGTtttccacattgtttacattcatgggtttctttccagtatgtgttcttttatgtacttgaagatgctGGAATGTGCAAATCTTTACCACATGagtacattcatagggttttctctcagtatgtgttcttttatgtacttgaagaacTGGgatgtgcaaaggttttaccacattgtttacattcatagggtttctctccagtatgtggtttatgtacttgaagattaTTGGGatgtgcaaagactttaccacactgattacattcatagggtttttctccagtatgtgttcttttatgtacttgaagatgaccaggctgtgcaaaggttttaccacattgtttatattcgtagggtttctctccagtatgtgttcttttatgtacttggagATGATCGGACTGTGCAAAGGTTtttccacattgtttacattcatggggtttctttccagtatgtgttcttttatgtacttgaagatgactggaaTGTGCAAATTCTTTACCACACTGagtacattcatagggtttttctccagtatgtgttcccttatgtacttgaagatgaccaggctgtgcaaaggttttaccacattgtctacattcatagggtttctctccagtatgggttCTTTCATGTAATCAAAGAGCACAGtattgagcaaaggctttaccacaatgattacattcTTAGGGTTTCTCACcagcatgtgttcttttatgtactttaaGATAAATGCGCTTtataaaggctttaccacattgataacattcatagggtttctctccactatgtgtcctttcatgcatttgaagagtactgttttgaggaaaggctttaccacactgattacattcatagggtttctctccagtatgttttctttcatgtatttgaagatgactgGGCTTTGTAAAGGCTTTAACACATTGATTACctatatagggtttctctccagaatatGTTCTCCTATCTAATTGTAGAATTTTCCAATGAGTAAAGGCTTTGCCACTTTGATTACATCCAgaagtttttttaaatgtttgtgtagTTTCATGCCTCTGTTGTGCAAAGGTTTTACTACATTTATTATattcataggatttctctccagtatgtgtttgtTCATGGCTTTGAGGATGATTATGACATTCAAAGGCTTTACCAAACTCAGTATATTCATGTTATTTCTCTGTAGTATCACTTCTTTTATGCCTGCAATAACTATTGAAACATTTAATAGCTTTATCACATTCATTACATTGCTGAGTCTTTATATCTCCATGAATTGATTTTATAATTTGGTCTAAATATGAGGAGAACTGAGATCTTAAGGTTTTAACATGTTATTTACACTCATGTTCATCCCCTGCATTAACAATGGCTTTCCATATTGCAACATGCCTTTGATGATAAGAGCTTTATTACCTGGCTCATATTTATGCCATCATTTTTCCTTGAggtttttcacatatttaaagagaatttggACATTTACCTCAGTTATTCCATTGATAAACTTTCTTATACTATGAGTCATGCTACATGTTCAAGATTAACCAGGACAAACCGAAGCATTTACACAGTCTTAGTCCTCATAAGGCATTTCTGTGGTGTGCTTGTTGATCTATTCTGAATGAAGCTGGAAACCCTGTTGTTTGAAAACTTGAATCACATTCAACAAGTTTACTTAACATGGAACTACTATGTATCTTCTAATTGTTCTCCTATTGAGAGATGTACATTCCTTCTTTCCATATTCTTATGTTCATAGAGCTTGTATCCAGAGTGACATATGATATAACtattaaagaaacaataaaaacaataatatttacACATTTCATTTACAGCTGGTCTTTCTGTTCCTCATCAATATGTGGAATAGGGAATAATATTTCTCTACAACAACTCCCCACCCCTTAACTCTTGACTCTAACTACCCATCTAACTAAAATTAGCAAAGACAGAACAACTCTATGAGTAACTATACTATAGACTATTTGCTTAATGCAAGGTTGTGCATGTATTCTTATCACACattcaatgaatatatttttcataatatgAATACTAAGAAACTAAATGTATTTTCAGTTGTACAGCATAGCTTTGATGAAGCTATTATTCAAATGTTGATTTCTGTTAAGCCATTGAtttttttgtcttccttcttAAAAGAATCACTTGCAAACACAATTCATTTTCTTGCCATTGAGGTACCTGTGTTTATGAGCATTTATTGATCATCGATGCATTTTAAGCTGTAATAATTTATACTGCTTCATCTTATTAAAACTTCCAGATGAATTCTATATATCCAGAGCCCGTTTCTATCAGCTTTTAcaagaaaattaccttccatgtttttgacaactttgacaatgttcttcaacttTAAGATCTTCCCAATTGTAGCCTAAAATATAGGACAAGaatgattgctgtggatatcgctctgtgtaaataaagttctgattggctagttgtcaggcaggaagtataggtgggacaagagagaagagaattctgggatgtagaaggctggggagagacagccagcctccaccatgaaaagcaacatgtaaagacactggtaagccacaagccatgtggcaaagtatagactaacagaaatgggttaatttaagatagaagaagcagataacaagaagcctgccacagccatacagtttgtaaacaatgtaagtttctgtgtgctttcttggttgggtctgaccgactgcgggactggcgggtaagagagatttgtcctgactgggccaggcaggaaaactctaactacaaatgataTATCAATTATAAcaggaaactgaaaattttacattaatatctTCAGTGATCCTCAGAATGAAATCTGATTTATTCAGCTCATTCTTACTCATTCTCAATCAGACTTGCAGAAGAGCACCAATCATCATTCAACGGGTGACCCTTTATTTAAATTATGAAGGGAAATTTAGAGTACTACCTATAGCAATGAGGTTCAtataggtctccagcatcacatctttgtagagattatTCTGTGAAGGATCCATCAATGCCCACTCTTCCTGAGTGATGTCGACATGCACATCATTATAGGTCACTGCATTCTGAAATATGCCATACATAAATGTGCCATCCAGATGTATAAAAGAGAAAGCATGATACAACATTGTAAATGTGTGCTTCTTTGACAATATAGCCACATAATTCTGGTGACTGCCACACGTATTTTTTACTCAGACATTACAACGAAATCATCAAGTTACTTCACAAACAAACTCAATAGGAGGTTTACAacaattatttatgaatgcttggAGTTGTATATCGTCTTGCAAGAGAAATGCCTATTAACAGAgttagagagacaagaaaagtCTTCAACAGTACTGAGCACATATCAAAGAAATTGCATGAACCATTactaaatacaacaaaaatttgtAAGCTGAGTgtaatggctcatgcctttaatcccagaacttagaaggTAGAAGCATATATATGTGCTTCTGAGTTGAAAGTTAGCCTAGTCTATGTAATCAGTTATAggacaacaaaaaagtaaatattaagaacCCATCTgcactttaaatttgtatcaaacaaacaaaaacttaagatgaactcagagattgtTTTACTGAAGTTCCTAAAAAGAGTTAGGCATTCAGGCTAGTTCTGTATTCAAGTTCTAAAAATCTGAATTGCTCCAGTTTAAGTTGTACTTTCATAAATCTTACTAAAATGGCTGTGCATTTAAACAGTTACAAATAGAAAGATGATTGCATTTGAAATAACATTGTTGGTCATAAATAATcaacacagggaagaagagatggtTGAGAAGTTAAGAACTCTTACTGGTCTTGTATATAGAGGGGATCATTTGCCAGAATTTATATTGTGGAATCACAAAACTGTTCATTGTTCCAAGCTTGTGGGTTCTAAGATTCTCTTTGGACTACAGTGAGGACCAGGCATATGTGTGGTGCATATCCatttatacagaaaaaagaatcatattcattaataaacatcaaaagaaaaacaactagcAAGAACAATGCAACACTCTTGTGATCTAATgtctcagaaggcaaaggcactATTACTATCATGAATACTGCATCCTAGAAGAGAATGATATCCTCTGCTGAATTTCAAATTTCAAGATGGTGGGTAAAGCTCAGCAAAACAACATATGCTTGACATGTACAAAATCATATACTCTAGGcccaaacaatatatatatatatatatacacacagctgGAATGTTggccaacctttaatctcagcatgtgggagcaaatgtcaggtgaatctctgagttggaggccaaccagGTTTACACAGCTACATTTAGTATAGTCAGGGCTACTCAGAAAAAGTTTGTCttcaggaacaaaaataaaagctacaaaattaaaaaaaaatcagagtagcAAGGTGGCTTAGCATTGGTTATCAATTTTTTCAATTGTATCTTATCTGATTTAGTGACGCTATGCTGACTCGTTTGTGGTGAAGTCATGACAGCccaagaaggaagctggctgattcaTTTGACCCACAGTTTAGTAGatatacagaaaaggaaatgggttgaGGCCATCACAACCACCAATGagatatttccttttttgtttttttttaatttattatagctgtgttttaattttatatatcagccattggttcccctatcctccccttccctccaccgCCCCAACTACTCCCcacaccctcccctccattcccatctcctccagggccaagattcccttggtgattcatttaaacatggtggattcagtacaggcaactcCAGtaccatccttccaggctgagcaaagtgtccaggTTCCTCCTCCTGAAATATCCACTAGCAACCAAAAGAAAGTCAGCccaagaaggaagctggctgattcaTTTCAACCACAATTTAATAGAAACACCGTAAAGGAAATGGGTTGAGGGCATGACAACCACCAATGAGATATTTCCTCCAGGGGAATTTTTCCTTCTGAAGGATCCACTAGCTACCCAAAAAAAGTCATCAAGGAGAGAAACATGTTCAAATACCTCATGCTATCCGGGAACTTTACATTCAGTTGACTAGATTCTGAGCCAGGTCATTTTAGGTTCAGGATCATGAATGAAAATATGCGTTTAGTCATTTCACAGATGCTCATAGTCTGCAACAGCCCCTACACTGTTCAAATACCCAAAATCTCTTTTGGCACTCAAGACCAATTCTTGACTGTGTCATCTTATAAGATCAAAGAACATGTTAAATCTTTCCAACATACAAATGACACAGAAAACTCATTTTCATTCCAAAGATGAATTGACACATagtgaggaaagaaaacaggaagattaAAACCCTGCAGGACAACAATCAAATCTAGTAGTTCTGTGCCAGACACATTGGGCTTCATTTTCAAAGGGCTTAGATTTCTATCTCCCCACAACtttccattcatttctctctttggtTACTTCTACTCCATTTATGCAGCTTGTTCTCCATGAAAGATGACTTATAGCCTAAGTATCTCCACATCTTATAGTCTCAAAATTCAACCCAAATGATAGAGgttgttaaaaagaaatgacTAAATCTCTTATATAAATTTATGAAGGCACAAAcaattggaaaaaagaaataaagaaatcaattaaagccaagaaaaaaaaaacaaacaaatagttgaAGGTAACAAATACAACTGTTTAAGACCTcaagtgaaaacagaaacattaaagaaaacagaacatgaggttattatacaaataaaaagtttaggactaaaaacaggaagtacagaaccAAGTTTCACCAATAAAttagagaaatagaagaaggaatatCAGGCACTagggatacaatagaagaaatagacacatcagtcaaagaaaatgtccaATAAAGAAATTTCTTGACAAAAAACAACCAGGTAATCTGGGAAGACGTGTTTCAGGGACTATGTGGGTCCAGCACTCAATAGCCCCATCCCAGGGTCCAGAAAAAGTGTATAACCAGTGGGTAATTTAATCTTTCATGACAGGAAATGAGTCTACATACAATAAACTTTTTATTCCATACAccttattcttctgagtcagtttatTTGTCTAAACTCCTATTCTGCTCTCTTACCTAGCATCTTTCTTACCTGATTCATTTCTGCATTTATCTGCTTTCACCTCTAacttctatcttaattctctcatctcagttctgccccatctaggttctcatccatatAGTTCTTTTCCGtattagctcctctcccatctccttccttgtcatcttgttcttccttatCTGGCATCTTCTGTCTTGTTGCTCTAgtgctctcttctagcccttcaatctagttctttcccatttcagtacattcctctccagttcttaacagtctacttcttctatctttttttctcttttctgaccACCCcactctgaaaacaaaacttCCCTTTCAATCCTTTGACCCTTACCTCTCCAAGAtatctctgctcctgctgtttcTGGCAAGTGTGCTCAGACATTAGACAACTTGGCTAGGCAGGTTCCATCATGGCTAGATGTACCTTAAGTAGGtatcctttagttctgagttaattgttaaggtgAATCTAAAACAATGAATAAGActttagaaatgagaaagttAAACTTACTCAGCACATGGCCCAGGTCTCCTCAAACAGGTATTCTGGATGCTTAAGTCAGTTTTTAGAGAGTACATATCTCTCTCTGATTAGACACCTTTGTCCTTGGAATGTTCCTGgctgataatgataataatgacagaagggcctgaaattagggatcctggctAAGTGACTACTCagaaaattatctaaatattctTTTGGTCGAGGGAAAATTGTGCccagtgaatgatggaaaagctacaagagcacatgagaaattcatacaggaaacagctaataatcaaaagacaatatcaccaagactccttgatcTCTGGAAGGTCTTTGGCTTCTTCAGATATTAGCTTGACATAATCTGCTTAAATtctacttcatatatttttatggttttcagTAATTATGCagagaccaaacctatgaatgataaaaatagaggaaagagatAGAACACAGCTCCTATGTCCAGTCAATACTTCGAAAATTGtctaataattttttctttatttaaaggaaGTGTTGATGTAGGTACAAAGAAGCAtccaaaacaccaaataaattggTCCAGAAAAGAAAGGCTCCATGTCATATAATAACCAAATCACTAataatacagaacaaagaaaaaatattaaaagctgcaaagtaTAAAACCAAGTAGCCTACAAAGGCAGACCTAGGAGAATTACACCTCACTTCTTAATGGGGATTCTAAAAGCCAAAAGGGCTTGGACACATGCAAAGCAGGCTCTTACTAATTACAGATGCCATCCCAGATTACTATATCCAGAAAATTTTCAATCActataaagagagaaaataagatatttcataataaagtcaaatttaaacaatatctaggTACAAATCCATGCTTACAGGGGGTTTTTAGTAGAAAATATCTAACCTAAGGAAGCTAACTATACACATGGAAACATAGTAAAAAGAATATCACATTaacaaaactaaaaggaaaacaaacaacattaaTACAAACACTAACTAACATACTTTGATACACTAACCATCATCACCATGaataacaacaacatcaacaacaaattaaaagatataaataattATGATTCCTACTTTCTCTCAATATGAAATGCCTCAGTTCCCCAGTGATGACACAGGTTAACAGGACAGATTAAAAAACAATCCATCCTTCCACTGcataaacaaaacacttcaaCATGAAGGATAGAGATAACCAAAATGTGAAGGCTgggaaaaaacatatttaaagcaaTTGGAACTAAAAACCACACTTGTGTAGCTATTTTATTATCtaacaaaattgacttcaaacaaaaattaattaaaagtgatGTGAATGAATACTCCTTAGTCATCAAAGGTAAACtccaccaatatgacatttcAACTATTAACATCTATGCCCTAAGCACAAGACCACCCTCTTTAGTAAAAGATATGCTTCTACAGATTTAATGACACATTGACTCTCACACAGTGTTTGTTAGTGCTAGACTACAATACCCCACACTCACCCATGTACTGGTCACCAAGACAAAAACCAAATGGAGAAATATTGAACCGTATGGATTGTATAAACCACAAGAATAATACAtactacagaatattccacccaaacaaaaagaatattcatTATTCTAGGCACCACATTGAATTTTCTTCATGGTTGAAGGCACCTTTGGACATAATTcaagtctcaacagatgcaagaaaattaaaacagcttATTGCATCCAATCAGACCATCATGGATTACAGATgtatttaaaagtaaacaaaaagcttaaaaactcatgaaaactgaacaacactccactgaagaaaatggtgctgtggatatggctctgtataaataaaatgctgtatggccagtggccaggcaagaactataggcaggacaagagagaagagaattctgagaattggaaggctgggggaggagagtcgctgccagccactgccataacagaaaagacataaggtactgttAAGCcccgagccacgtggcaaagtatagattaatagaaataggttaatttatgataaaagaagtatataacaagaagcctgccatggccatacagtttctcatccatgtaagtttctgtgtgtttacttggttggttcagAGCATCTATGGTCCTAGCCGgtgagacagatttgtcctgactgttgtccaggcaggaaaactctaactacaaaatgggtcaagacagaaataaagaagcaaattaaagagtttatagaattcaatgaaaataattaca
The nucleotide sequence above comes from Onychomys torridus unplaced genomic scaffold, mOncTor1.1, whole genome shotgun sequence. Encoded proteins:
- the LOC118576586 gene encoding zinc finger protein 431-like; amino-acid sequence: MDPSQNNLYKDVMLETYMNLIAIGYNWEDLKVEEHCQSCQKHGSYIICHSGYKLYEHKNMERRNVHLSIGEQLEDT